The DNA region AACCTACACTGTCAGAAACACACTGGACCTGCTGAAGCATGATGTCAGTGACAACATGCAAAGTGTTTGCTATATCTGCAGCAGATTTTGCAGCGCACTTCTCAGCAGGGCCTCATTCTTTGCcacgcacaaacacgcacgcacacgcacgcactcacgcacacacacacacacaaaccgacacacagacactgacaaaTACTATAAACagatcatcttcatcatgtcCTCCTCTTGCTGCCGCTACAGATTCATGATGATTCTGTTGCCACCAGTTCCTGCACCCAGAATTAAAGGCATCGATCCAGAGCTGTTGAAGGTACATTCATTTCTCCTCTGTTATTCTGCcttaccttttttttaaatgaacaaaacaatagACTCCAGTGATATATTGGCCCGGCTGTTTGCAGCTTTCTTGTCTCAGATATATTGTGTCTGCTTTCTGCGTCGTCAAGAGAAGAAGTTGTAGTAGTGAATATGCTAAAGAGGCCACATATTTGAGGTAATTCCAAAAAAGTGTCAACCCATTCATGATTTATACGTCAGATTAGTTTTTCAGCTGTAAAATAtcacttttttccttttactgCATATGCTTAAAGGGTTAAATTATAACCATCAATAATTCACAGCAGTTTACATGAGGAATTTGTGGGTTGCTTTTTCAGAAAGGGTTGTGTAACCACTGTTTTTTGAGTCCCTTTTCAATGTAATATGATTAAAAACAGACAACCCTGGACATCCATGTGGAACATTAGGCCACGCAATCATCCCAcccacaaccaccatccctcTTCCAACCGCTGCTCGTCAACAATggaatagaaagaaaaacaaatatccgTAAACAATTTTAAAGCAAGGCAGCCActttgggttttttttgtttgtttttttaagccaACAAGGACAGGAGGACCACTGAGGGATAATAAGACGTGAAGAGGGTCGTGGTTCAGTATTGTGCTGTGGGTGTATTATTGACTGTGGGATGCATTTATAAGGCAGCCCTGGACCTCAGAACAAAAAAGGGCTTATATGAATAACGAAATGAAAACGCTGCTATTTCGCAATCAGACAGAGGTGGAAACACAATGCTTGGTTTGCAGCTGAAACTGTGCAGCGAAAACTAAaagttctgtttattttttacttccTGATCGCCACACACGCCTAATATTGTTGTACAAATGTGTGCATTTGCAGAAGGGCAAGCTGGACGACCTGAATATGATCCTGAGTGGTGGAGGTATGGGCGGCATGTCCACCTTTGCACCAGATTTCTACCAAGATGAGCCATGGGTTGAGTTCATCGAGGTGGATGCTGAGGATGCGGACGCTGGGGAGAAGGAGGACAACCAGGGCTCAGACACCCAGAGGCTCCTTGGCCTGCCCCAACACGCCGGCCACTACCTGAACAGCGGATGCTCCAACGCCATTGGGTACTGCACAGGCTCTTAAGTGAAGGCTGTGTTTTTATGCTAACCAATATCTATGCAATATGAATTTCATCCCCTTTTCTCCTTCTGTTTCCCTCTGCGTCAGCTTCCCTGATGATGACTCAGGCAGGGCCAGCTGTTACGACCCAGATGTCTTTGACCATGACACCCTAATGATGATGGCCACCCTGTTGCCAGGCCAGCCCGAGGACGGAGAAGCCTCCCTCGCTGTGGAAGAAGGATTTTCAACCTCAGATAGGAACCTCGTCCAAACCCAAACCGCAGGTCCCCAGACTTGGGTCAACACAGACTTCTACGCCCAGGTCAGCAACGTCATGCCCTCTGGAGGCGTGGTGCTGTCTCCCGGCCAGCAACTCCGGATCCAGGAGAGCGCCTCAGCCACTGAGGATGAAACACAGAATAAAGGAAAAGAGAGCAAAGACAACGAGGAGACCGCGAAGAAGAAGCAACAAGAGCTGCAGTTTCAGCTGCTGGTGGTGGATCCCGAGGGAAGCGGCTACACCGCAGAGAGCAACACCCGGCACATCAGCACACCCCCTTGCTCCCCTATGTCTGGTGAGGGGTACCACACCATACCCCTGCAGCCAGTGGAGACCAAAGTGGAGGAAAACCAATCATCTTACATTGTTCCTGGCTCTCCCCAGTCCCAGTTCAGTGCTCCTGTTTCAGACTACACAGTGGTGCAGGAGGTGGACACTCAGCACAGTCTGCTCCTCAACCCGCCCCCCCTTCAGTGTCCCCCTCCCTGCCTGCCACAGCACCCCCTCAAGGCCCTACCTGCTATGCCTGTAGGGTACATCACCCCAGACCTGCTGGGGAAGCTCTCACCATGAAATGACCATGCCATTGGACCTTAGGGTGCAAGGTTGATTAACTAG from Limanda limanda chromosome 5, fLimLim1.1, whole genome shotgun sequence includes:
- the ghra gene encoding growth hormone receptor a; translated protein: MAFSSPSSHLLILLLISCLDWPSTPASAFLLDHMTTSAPTEPHFTDCVSREQETFRCWWSPGTFQNLSSPGALRVFYLKKETPTSEWKECPHYNYSNRECFFDSNHTSIWKAYCMQLRSQNTTYFDEEDCFTVENIVRPDPPVSLNWTLLNLSPSGLRYDVMVNWEPPPSADVEAGWMRIEYEIEYSERNTTNWKSLAIQPHTQQALYGLHIGKEYEVHIHCKMQAFIKFGEFSDSIFIHVDDILSGESTFPLTVVLVFVIVGFLMLLLLIVVSQQYRFMMILLPPVPAPRIKGIDPELLKKGKLDDLNMILSGGGMGGMSTFAPDFYQDEPWVEFIEVDAEDADAGEKEDNQGSDTQRLLGLPQHAGHYLNSGCSNAIGFPDDDSGRASCYDPDVFDHDTLMMMATLLPGQPEDGEASLAVEEGFSTSDRNLVQTQTAGPQTWVNTDFYAQVSNVMPSGGVVLSPGQQLRIQESASATEDETQNKGKESKDNEETAKKKQQELQFQLLVVDPEGSGYTAESNTRHISTPPCSPMSGEGYHTIPLQPVETKVEENQSSYIVPGSPQSQFSAPVSDYTVVQEVDTQHSLLLNPPPLQCPPPCLPQHPLKALPAMPVGYITPDLLGKLSP